A stretch of Brassica napus cultivar Da-Ae chromosome C6, Da-Ae, whole genome shotgun sequence DNA encodes these proteins:
- the LOC111213163 gene encoding WPP domain-containing protein 2: MAETAETINTTVSHPQPESEDSNTLSATEDQTSDETSKAADLKKEESVAETKPGSISLRIWPPTQKTRDAVLNRLIETLSTESILSKRYGTLNSDEASAVAKSIEEEAFGVASSAVSDDDDGIKILEVYSKEISKRMLETVKDRSAATAGNGNDEATDATKDDPAPEAEKSEA; the protein is encoded by the coding sequence ATGGCAGAAACCGCCGAAACAATCAACACCACCGTCTCGCATCCGCAGCCTGAATCAGAAGACTCCAACACATTGTCCGCGACGGAAGATCAGACATCGGATGAAACCTCAAAAGCCGCAGATCTGAAGAAGGAAGAATCAGTGGCGGAGACGAAGCCAGGATCCATCTCGCTCCGCATCTGGCCGCCGACGCAGAAAACTCGCGACGCCGTCTTGAACCGCCTGATCGAGACGTTATCCACCGAATCCATCCTCTCCAAGAGATACGGAACGCTCAACTCCGACGAAGCCTCCGCCGTCGCGAAATCCATCGAGGAGGAAGCGTTCGGCGTCGCATCGAGCGCTGTGTCCGATGACGACGATGGGATCAAGATCCTTGAGGTTTATTCCAAGGAGATTAGCAAAAGGATGCTTGAGACTGTGAAAGATCGATCTGCAGCCACCGCCGGAAACGGGAACGACGAAGCGACGGACGCTACGAAAGACGACCCGGCTCCTGAGGCGGAAAAGAGTGAGGCTTGA
- the LOC106434699 gene encoding cyclin-A3-2, whose translation MTQQEICVRVTRAAAKRKAMATEEERVTKKRVVLGELPNLSNVTNLNQKREVAKPTKSLGAKQRKAAAPPVALAATDDIDARSDDPKMCGPYVSDIYDYLRDMEVKPKNRPLPDYIEKVQKDVTPTMRGVLVDWLVEVAEEYKLLSETLYLTVSYIDRFLSLKTVNKQRLQLVGVSAMLIASKYEEITPPKVDDFCYITDNTFSKQDVVKMEADILLALQFEMGRPTVNSFIRRFTRVAQEDFKVPHLQLEPLSSYLSELSILDYKAVKFVPSMLAASAVFLARFIIRPKQHPWNQMLEEYTKYKASDLQECVGTIHDLYLSRRGGALQAVRDKYKHHKFQCVATLPVSPELPVTFWEDVTI comes from the exons ATGACGCAGCAAGAGATCTGCGTGAGGGTAACGAGAGCGGCGGCGAAGAGAAAGGCTATGGCCACGGAGGAGGAACGTGTCACCAAGAAGAGAGTGGTTCTTGGCGAGCTTCCGAATCTCTCCAACGTCACGAATCTCAATCAGAAGAGAGAGGTCGCCAAGCCCACCAAGAGTCTTGGAGCGAAGCAAAGAAAGGCGGCTGCTCCTCCTGTGGCTTTGGCTGCCACTGATGACATTGATGCTCGATCTGATGATCCTAAGATGTGTGGACCTTATGTGTCCGACATCTACGACTATCTCCGTGACATGGAG GTGAAGCCAAAGAACAGGCCTCTGCCTGATTACATCGAAAAGGTTCAGAAAGATGTAACACCAACCATGAGAGGTGTTTTGGTCGATTGGTTAGTTGAAGTTGCTGAAGAGTACAAGCTCTTGTCCGAAACGCTCTATCTCACTGTCTCTTACATCGATCGTTTCTTGTCCTTAAAGACTGTCAACAAGCAAAGGCTTCAGCTTGTCGGAGTTTCTGCTATGCTTATTGCCTC GAAGTATGAAGAGATAACTCCTCCCAAAGTAGATGATTTCTGTTACATCACTGACAATACATTCTCGAAACAAGATGTGGTGAAGATGGAGGCAGATATACTTCTTGCCCTTCAGTTTGAAATGGGAAGGCCTACGGTCAACTCTTTTATAAG ACGGTTCACAAGGGTTGCTCAAGAAGATTTCAAA GTGCCACACTTGCAGCTAGAGCCACTCTCTTCCTATTTATCAGAGTTGAGTATATTAGATTACAAAGCTGTGAAGTTTGTGCCATCTATGCTGGCTGCTTCTGCTGTCTTTCTTGCTCGGTTCATCATCCGTCCAAAACAACATCCTTGG AATCAAATGTTAGAAGAATACACAAAGTACAAAGCATCTGATCTACAAGAGTGTGTTGGAACCATACATGACTTGTATCTGAGCAGAAGAGgaggtgctttacaagctgtaAGAGATAAATACAAGCACCACAAG TTCCAGTGTGTTGCGACCTTGCCTGTATCACCAGAGCTGCCAGTTACCTTTTGGGAGGATGTGACCATTTGA
- the LOC111208815 gene encoding cyclin-A3-4-like has translation MSENTRMTRAATKRKASTAFATADENPVGKKRVVLGELTNVVAPNQEREIHKPKSTLTPAKKQTKNAPIPPPPGSVDPQMCGPYVADICAYLREMEGRLKQRPLHDYIEKVQNDITPSMRGVLVDWLVEVAEEYKLVSDTLYLTVSYVDRFLSAKPIHRQRLQLVGVSAMLIASKYEEISPPKVEDFVYITDNTFTRQDVVSMEADILLALQFELGCPTIKTFLRRFTRVAQEDFNESLLQLEFLCCYLSELILLDYSCVKFLPSLLAASAVFLARFIIRPKQHPWSQMLEEYTKYKASDLQQCVGIIHDLYLSRRGNVLEAVRNKYKQHKFKCVATMPVSPELPLAFFEDVTIRDKA, from the exons ATGTCGGAGAATACGAGGATGACGAGGGCGGCGACGAAACGAAAAGCCTCCACAGCGTTTGCGACGGCGGACGAAAACCCAGTTGGCAAGAAGAGAGTTGTTCTCGGAGAGCTTACCAATGTCGTTGCACCCAATCAGGAAAGAGAGATCCACAAGCCTAAATCAACTCTCACCCCCGCGAAGAAGCAGACGAAGAATGCTCCGATACCTCCTCCTCCTGGATCCGTCGATCCTCAGATGTGTGGACCTTACGTCGCCGACATCTGTGCGTATCTCCGCGAAATGGAG GGGAGGCTGAAACAAAGACCTCTACATGATTATATTGAGAAGGTTCAGAATGATATAACGCCTAGCATGAGAGGGGTTTTGGTGGACTGGTTAGTGGAGGTTGCTGAGGAATACAAACTTGTCTCCGACACACTCTATCTCACTGTCTCCTATGTCGATAGATTCTTGTCTGCAAAGCCTATTCACAGGCAGAGGCTTCAGCTTGTGGGAGTTTCTGCTATGCTTATTGCCTC GAAATACGAAGAGATAAGTCCTCCTAAAGTGGAAGACTTTGTGTACATCACTGATAATACGTTTACAAGACAAGATGTGGTGTCCATGGAGGCTGATATACTTCTTGCTCTACAGTTTGAGTTAGGATGTCCAACCATTAAAACGTTCCTAAG ACGGTTCACAAGGGTTGCTCAAGAGGATTTCAAT GAGTCACTATTGCAGCTAGAGTTCCTCTGTTGCTATCTCTCAGAACTTATTCTGTTGGATTATAGCTGCGTGAAATTCTTGCCGTCTCTTTTGGCTGCTTCTGCTGTCTTTCTTGCCCGGTTCATCATCCGTCCAAAACAACACCCTTGG AGTCAAATGTTAGAAGAGTACACAAAGTACAAAGCGTCTGATCTGCAACAATGTGTGGGTATCATTCATGACTTGTATCTAAGCAGAAGAGGGAACGTTCTTGAAGCTGTTAGAAATAAATACAAGCAACATAAg TTCAAGTGTGTTGCAACCATGCCTGTTTCACCTGAACTGCCTCTTGCTTTCTTTGAGGATGTTACCATCAGAGACAAGGCGTAA
- the LOC106402143 gene encoding metal transporter Nramp2, translated as MENDVKVAEKVEEADRLLPPQSLPSNSDEEEPESESEAEAAFESRDKIVIVDFESAGDPAAVPPFSWRKLWLFTGPGFLMSIAFLDPGNLEGDLQAGAIAGYSLLWLLMWATAMGLLIQMLSARVGVATGRHLAELCRDEYPTWARYLLWSMAELALIGADIQEVIGSAIAIQILSRGVLPLWAGVVITASDCFLFLFLENYGVRKLEAVFAVLIATMGLSFAWMFGETKPSGKELMIGILLPRLSSKTIRQAVGVVGCVIMPHNVFLHSALVQSRQIDPKRKSRVQEALNYYLIESSVALFISFMINLFVTTVFAKGFYGTEKANNIGLVNAGHYLQEKFGGGLLPILYIWGIGLLAAGQSSTITGTYAGQFIMGGFLNLRLKKWMRAVITRSCAIVPTMIVAIVFNTSEASLDVLNEWLNVLQSVQIPFALLPLLTLVSKEEVMGDFKIGPILQRIAWTVAALVMIINGYLLLDFFVSEVNGFMFGVTVCVWTTAYVAFIVYLISHSNFIPSPWSSSSSIELPKRVTVSNS; from the exons ATGGAAAATGACGTCAAGGTCGCGGAGAAAGTGGAGGAAGCTGACCGCCTTCTTCCTCCCCAGTCTCTTCCCTCTAATTCCGACGAGGAAGAACCCGAATCCGAATCCGAAGCAGAGGCCGCGTTCGAATCTCGTGACAAGATCGTGATCGTCGATTTCGAATCAGCCGGCGATCCCGCGGCAGTACCTCCTTTCTCGTGGCGGAAACTGTGGCTGTTCACGGGTCCAGGTTTCCTGATGAGCATAGCCTTCTTAGATCCAGGGAATCTAGAAGGAGATCTACAAGCTGGTGCCATCGCTGGCTATTCTCTCCTATGGCTCCTAATGTGGGCCACCGCTATGGGGTTACTGATTCAGATGCTCTCCGCTAGAGTCGGTGTCGCCACCGGTCGACATCTGGCTGAGCTCTGCCGCGACGAGTATCCGACTTGGGCGAGGTATTTGCTTTGGTCTATGGCCGAGCTCGCTCTGATCGGAGCTGATATTCAAGAGGTTATCGGTAGTGCGATAGCGATTCAGATTCTTAGCCGTGGCGTCTTGCCTCTCTGGGCCGGTGTTGTCATTACGGCGTCGGATTG ttttttatttttgtttctagaGAATTATGGTGTGAGGAAGTTAGAAGctgtttttgcagttttgattGCAACTATGGGTTTGTCTTTTGCTTGGATGTTTGGTGAAACCAAGCCAAGTGGAAAAGAACTTATGATAG GTATTTTACTTCCAAGACTTAGCTCAAAGACAATTAGACAAGCTGTAGGTGTTGTTGGCTGTGTCATAATGCCTCACAACGTGTTCTTGCATTCGGCTCTTGTACAGTCGAGGCAAATCGACCCAAAGAGGAAATCACGGGTCCAAGAAGCGCTAAATTACTATTTGATCGAGTCATCTGTCGCGCTCTTcatctctttcatgatcaacTTGTTTGTGACTACTGTCTTTGCAAAAGGGTTTTACGGAACCGAGAAAGCTAACAACATTGGCTTAGTTAATGCTGGTCATTATCTTCAAGAGAAGTTTGGAGGTGGGCTTCTTCCGATTCTCTATATCTGGGGAATAGGGTTGTTAGCAGCCGGACAAAGCAGTACGATAACCGGTACATATGCTGGACAGTTTATAATGGGAGGGTTTCTGAACCTCCGGCTTAAGAAATGGATGAGGGCAGTGATaacaagaagctgtgctattgtGCCGACCATGATTGTAGCAATCGTGTtcaacacttctgaagcttccTTGGATGTTTTGAATGAATGGCTCAATGTGCTTCAGTCTGTACAGATTCCTTTTGCTCTTCTCCCTCTTCTAACATTGGTATCTAAAGAAGAAGTTATGGGGGACTTCAAGATTGGACCTATTCTCCAG AGAATAGCTTGGACTGTGGCTGCACTTGTAATGATCATCAATGGGTACCTTCTGTTGGATTTCTTTGTATCAGAAGTTAACGGGTTTATGTTTGGAGTTACGGTCTGTGTCTGGACAACCGCTTATGTTGCCTTTATAGTCTACCTCATTTCACACAGCAACTTTATTCCTTCTCCttggtcttcttcctcttccataGAACTTCCCAAAAGAGTGACAGTTTCCAATAGCTAG